The genomic region GGGTGAAGTATTGATTGGCGACAATCTTGTAACAGGAACTTCAATCATCTGCTAACGTAAAGGAGCGACGAATGACAAAACTATTTCAAAATTATAAACGCGCAGCTATCGAATTTGTTAAAGCGCAAGGTAATTATCTTTTAGACCAGGACGGCAAAAAATACCTTGATTTTTCATCTGGTATTGGTGTGACTAATCTTGGTTTTCACCCACAAGTCAAAGCAGCTTTGCTTAAGCAGGCTGAGGAGATTTGGCACATGCCAAATTTGTACCACAATTCCTTACAAGAAGAAGTAGCAGGTAAATTAATCGGGGATAAAGATTATCTTGCTTTCTTTGCAAATAGCGGTGCGGAAGCTAATGAAGCAGCGATTAAAATTGCTCGTAAGGCGACTGGCAAGCAAGAAATTATCACTTTTGTGAATTCTTTTCACGGTCGTACCTTTGGGTCAATGTCTGCGACTGGTCAGGACAAAATTAAAGCTGGTTTTGGTGATGTTGTCCCACATTTTAGCTATGCGACATATAATGATTTGGATAGTGTCAAAGCCTTGGTGACTGAGGATACTGCGGCGGTCATGCTAGAATTGGTTCAAGGGGAGTCAGGAGTTCGTCCAGCAGATAAAACTTTTGTAACAGCCTTGAGCGAATTTTGTCAAAATACAGGGATTTTGCTTATTGTTGATGAAGTCCAAACAGGTATGGGACGTACTGGGAAACTCTTTTCATTTGAACATTATGGCATTGAGCCAGACATTTTTACTTTGGCAAAAGGTCTTGGAAATGGCGTGCCAGTTGGTGCAATGATTGCAAAAGAAAAACTTGGTTCAGCTTTTTCTTACGGCAGTCATGGGTCAACCTTTGGTGGCAATAAACTTGTCATGTCAGCAGCCTCAAGCGTACTAGATATTATGCTGGCTGATGGATTCTTGCCACAAGCACTTGAAAATGGTAATTATTTGCAAGCTGAGTTGAAGAAAGCTCTAGCTGGTAATTCAAAAGTAACTGAGGTTCGTGGGCTTGGTTACATGATTGGTATTGAAACAACTGAAAATCTTGTTGACTTGGTTGAAAAGGCACGGGACAAAGGTCTTGTTGTCTTAACTGCAGGAACAAATGTTATTCGTCTCTTGCCACCATTGACTTTGACAAAAGAGCAAATTGATCAAGGTGTTGCTATTTTGAAAGACGTTTTTGCCTAAGATAAAAGGACTTCTCTAGTGAGAGGTTCTTTTTCAAGTTGACAAATTGCTTTTAATTGTATAGAATTTTCTAAAAATGGGAGGAGTGACAAAATTGGCTAAAAAAGTTCTTGTTGTTTCAGGGCATCCTGATTTGAAAAATGATTCACTTGCAAATAAAATGATTTTAAAAGAAATTAAAAAGCTTTATCCAGAAGTTGAATTGGATATTTTGAGTAATTTGTATCCTGATTATCAGATTAATGTGACAGCTGAGCAGGAAAAATTACATCGAGCTGATGTTATTGTTTTTCAGTATCCACTTTACTGGTACATGACACC from Streptococcus lutetiensis harbors:
- a CDS encoding acetylornithine transaminase, translating into MTKLFQNYKRAAIEFVKAQGNYLLDQDGKKYLDFSSGIGVTNLGFHPQVKAALLKQAEEIWHMPNLYHNSLQEEVAGKLIGDKDYLAFFANSGAEANEAAIKIARKATGKQEIITFVNSFHGRTFGSMSATGQDKIKAGFGDVVPHFSYATYNDLDSVKALVTEDTAAVMLELVQGESGVRPADKTFVTALSEFCQNTGILLIVDEVQTGMGRTGKLFSFEHYGIEPDIFTLAKGLGNGVPVGAMIAKEKLGSAFSYGSHGSTFGGNKLVMSAASSVLDIMLADGFLPQALENGNYLQAELKKALAGNSKVTEVRGLGYMIGIETTENLVDLVEKARDKGLVVLTAGTNVIRLLPPLTLTKEQIDQGVAILKDVFA